In Solanum pennellii chromosome 7, SPENNV200, the following are encoded in one genomic region:
- the LOC107024158 gene encoding uncharacterized protein LOC107024158, with protein MEDEEETQQILKVLEALKQASQQLQANPESDTSESDSSSSSSAIKALLELDTYSDPNLLNLSNHLSDLKTLISSLHKSKHKHGRIKSFLTRRVKTHEITKVAESIESEIQAWIDRESITNLTNQLQQIRLQSNSSQYEEDEDEIVEKLTIFHDRLSQGFNINLQELLLKSKIFSELEFLICCDCNVPEKIREKAGYALKEVVLFNKDVFVGQILMGQTIKALISMDSLCSLEVLSSLIKAIRSPFVDVLESVGGISKAISYLNSDDLPFKVTAMDFVLEIGYFGRKEAVEAMLNCDLIKKLVELQRSDLGGDLIDLGKVHEEEIDEDEHEEKTKKKRGNKEKRFLEKHPFASCVARFTVQLEVGEGLRQREKRGFKQEILKKIREACDTDAEAATIVAEVLWGSSP; from the coding sequence ATGGAGGATGAAGAAGAAACACAGCAAATACTCAAAGTTCTCGAAGCACTAAAACAAGCTTCACAACAACTACAAGCGAATCCAGAATCCGATACATCCGAATCCGactcatcatcttcatcatccgCCATTAAAGCTTTGCTGGAGCTCGACACTTACTCCGACCCAAACCTCTTAAATCTATCTAACCATCTCTCCGATCTCAAAACCCTAATCTCTTCGTTACATAAATCGAAACACAAACATGGTAGAATCAAATCATTCCTCACTCGTAGAGTCAAAACTCATGAAATCACAAAAGTTGCAGAATCAATCGAATCAGAAATCCAAGCTTGGATTGATCGAGAATCGATTACAAATCTCACTAATCAGCTTCAACAAATCCGTTTACAATCAAATTCATCGCAATacgaagaagatgaagatgaaatcGTTGAGAAATTAACTATTTTCCATGATCGATTGAGTCAGGGTTTCAATATAAACCTTCAGGAATTGTTATTGAAATCAAAAATTTTCTCCGAGCTCGAATTTCTCATCTGCTGCGACTGTAATGTACCTGAGAAAATTCGTGAAAAAGCTGGATACGCTTTGAAAGAAGTTGTACTATTCAACAAAGACGTATTCGTTGGGCAAATTCTAATGGGTCAAACAATAAAAGCTTTGATTTCAATGGATTCTCTGTGTTCATTGGAAGTTTTATCTTCGCTTATAAAAGCAATTCGAAGTCCTTTCGTCGATGTACTCGAATCCGTTGGTGGAATTTCAAAGGCGATTTCGTATTTAAACTCAGATGATTTGCCATTCAAGGTAACTGCTATGGATTTTGTACTTGAAATTGGGTATTTTGGGAGAAAAGAAGCTGTAGAAGCAATGTTGAACTGcgatttgattaaaaaattggTGGAGTTACAGAGGTCTGATTTGGGTGGTGATTTGATTGATTTGGGAAAAGTTCATGAAGAAGAAATCGACGAAGATGAACACGAAgagaaaacgaagaagaaaaggGGAAACAAAGAGAAGAGATTTTTGGAGAAACATCCATTTGCGAGCTGTGTAGCAAGATTTACAGTGCAATTGGAAGTAGGAGAAGGATTAAGACAGAGAGAAAAAAGGGGATTTAAACAGGAGATATTGAAGAAGATTAGAGAAGCTTGTGATACTGATGCTGAAGCTGCCACCATTGTTGCTGAGGTTTTATGGGGTTCTTCACCTTGA
- the LOC107025996 gene encoding translocase of chloroplast 90, chloroplastic produces MMSLRDWVLSQLITKSVASSRPLLASDNFLSEEHPDQGFDHPAHTADLVTTTRLANTIQSSNNDNQEHTENTNNFHSQQRMGENSFQSDFRVDEKPSPVVKIEALQITFLRLLKRFGLSEDNLLASKVLYRIQLASLIRARESDLKRANLKIERARVIAAEQEAAGRPQLDFSFKILVLGRTGVGKSSTINSIFDQSRAETNAFKPATDHIQEIVGTVNGIRVSFIDTPGLLPPSPSNIRKNKKILHSVRRYLRKQTPDMVLYFERLDLINTGYSDFPLLKLITEVFGPAIWFNTILVMTHSSFNLPEGTNGYPVNYDSFVTTCTDLVQHYIHQAVSDTKLENPVILVENDPNCKTNNAGEKILPNGQVWKSQLLLLCICTKVLSDVNTLLDFEDSLKVGPSNLGRLPSLPHLLSSFLKHRAQIRRGGAENEIDEVSLLDSDDEDDEYDQLPPIRILTKSQFERLSGSQKKDYLDELDYRETLYLKKQLIEEARRQREKRVSSSEGKAAPDDESDNQQEGPPEPVLLPDMAIPPSFDSDCPIHRYRCLITSEQWLARPVLDPNGWDHDVSFDGINLESSAEIRKNIFASVNGQMSKDKQDFSVQSEFAAALTNPGGATYAVGLDVQSANKELICTIHSNAKVRTLRTNVTECGISVIPFGDKYFLGAKCEDSFTIGKRLKFNVNAGRMGGAGQAAYGGSFVATLRGRDYPVRNESLSLSMTVLSLNKEMVLSGNLQTDFRVSRGTNMSVSANLNNQKMGQVSIKTSSSERMEIAFIALFSIARALLRRKRNDQLIEDSLVAR; encoded by the exons ATGATGAGCCTCAGGGACTGGGTCCTGTCACAGTTGATAACCAAGTCAGTAGCCTCGTCAAGACCACTTTTAGCATCAGATAACTTTTTGTCAGAGGAACATCCTGATCAAGGGTTTGACCACCCAG CTCACACTGCTGATTTGGTTACGACAACTAGATTAGCCAATACAATACAATCTTCCAATAATGATAATCAAGAGCATACAGAGAATACAAATAATTTCCATTCACAACAACGGATGGGCGAAAATTCTTTTCAGTCGGATTTTAGGGTTGATGAGAAACCTAGTCCAGTGGTAAAGATTGAAGCCCTTCAGATTACATTCTTGCGCCTTCTTAAGCGTTTTGGCCTGTCCGAGGACAACCTTCTGGCATCAAAGGTCTTATACCGGATCCAGCTGGCATCACTGATACGGGCTAGAGAATCAGATTTAAAAAGGGCAAATCTTAAAATTGAGAGAGCCCGTGTAATAGCAGCAGAACAAGAAGCTGCTGGCCGACCACAACTGGATTTCTCATTTAAGATCCTTGTACTGGGTAGAACTGGAGTTGGCAAGAGTTCAACCATAAATTCCATTTTTGACCAATCAAGAGCAGAAACCAACGCGTTCAAGCCTGCTACTGACCATATTCAAGAGATTGTGGGAACGGTAAATGGCATCAGAGTATCATTTATTGACACTCCTGGTTTATTGCCTCCCTCACCCAGTAATATCCGAAAAAACAAGAAGATATTGCATTCTGTGAGACGATATTTAAGGAAACAAACGCCTGATATGGTCCTGTATTTTGAGCGCCTGGATTTGATCAACACGGGCTACAGTGATTTCCCCTTGTTGAAGCTTATAACGGAAGTCTTTGGTCCTGCAATTTGGTTTAATACTATCCTTGTAATGACTCATTCTTCCTTCAATCTTCCCGAAGGAACAAACGGATATCCTGTTAACTATGACTCTTTTGTCACCACCTGCACAGATTTGGTCCAACATTATATTCACCAGGCAGTCTCTGACACTAAGCTTGAAAATCCTGTAATTTTGGTGGAGAATGATCCCAATTGTAAGACCAATAATGCTGGAGAGAAGATTCTCCCTAACGGGCAGGTGTGGAAGTCTCAGTTATTATTGCTGTGCATATGTACCAAAGTTCTAAGTGATGTTAATACCCTATTGGACTTTGAAGACAGCCTAAAGGTGGGGCCATCAAATCTAGGACGATTGCCTTCTCTTCCGCATCTTCTCTCATCCTTTCTAAAGCATCGTGCTCAGATAAGACGTGGCGGAGCTGAGAATGAAATTGATGAGGTTTCTCTTTTAGACTCAGATGATGAAGACGACGAATATGATCAGTTACCTCCTATTCGGATACTGACCAAGTCTCAGTTTGAAAGGTTGAGTGGTTCCCAAAAGAAGGATTATCTTGACGAACTAGACTACCGAGAAACCCTCTATTTGAAAAAACAACTGATAGAAGAAGCTCGTAGACAAAGAGAAAAGAGAGTTTCTTCAAGTGAGGGTAAAGCAGCCCCAGATGATGAGTCTGATAACCAGCAGGAGGGCCCTCCAGAGCCAGTTCTCTTGCCTGATATGGCTATTCCTCCAAGCTTCGATTCAGATTGCCCTATCCACAGATACAGGTGTCTCATCACCAGTGAACAGTGGCTTGCAAGACCAGTCCTTGATCCCAATGGATGGGACCATGATGTGAGCTTTGATGGAATTAACCTCGAGAGCAGTgcagaaataagaaaaaatatatttgccTCGGTTAATGGACAAATGAGCAAGGACAAACAGGACTTCAGTGTTCAATCCGAGTTTGCTGCAGCTCTCACCAATCCAGGTGGGGCCACTTATGCGGTTGGTCTTGATGTACAATCTGCTAATAAAGAGCTGATCTGCACTATCCACAGTAATGCAAAGGTAAGAACTTTAAGAACTAATGTCACTGAATGCGGTATTTCTGTAATACCATTCGGGGATAAGTATTTTCTTGGTGCCAAGTGTGAAGACAGTTTTACAATTGGAAAGAGACTGAAGTTTAATGTGAACGCTGGTCGGATGGGGGGTGCTGGGCAAGCAGCCTATGGCGGGAGCTTTGTAGCTACTTTAAGAGGAAGGGATTATCCAGTGAGAAACGAAAGTCTGAGTCTCTCGATGACAGTTCTCTCTCTTAACAAAGAAATGGTGTTGAGCGGAAACTTACAAACTGACTTCAGAGTGAGCCGAGGTACAAACATGTCAGTGAGCGCAAACCTCAATAACCAGAAGATGGGCCAGGTTTCCATCAAGACAAGCAGCTCTGAGCGTATGGAAATAGCTTTTATCGCACTTTTCTCCATCGCGAGAGCCCTGTTGCGCAGAAAGAGAAATGACCAACTTATTGAAGACTCTCTGGTAGCTAGATGA
- the LOC107026229 gene encoding ubiquitin carboxyl-terminal hydrolase 22-like: MSKNNHPIPLESENPQIDNPAVENGSPVVYTATTGGGACEHLSELRSRVGSNPFLDLPDCVKVRPLGRASIRRDPPQALVRCGVCRQAPHRLYTCVTCAAVLCHVHVASHPDMDVDDSDRSLHYIAVDIDRAELFCCGCRDQVYDRDFDAAVVLAQTEAAVVGSMQETPLLPVESTRKRRRVEYKPWTPDVNEQVLIVGNSNPFPSQMSNDTATPEVQWGLRGLNNLGNTCFMNSVLQALLHTPPLRNYFLSDKHNRYFCQRKNSTIVTRSTDNTNKNPVLCLACDLDAMFSAVFSGNQAPISPAKFLYSWWKHASNLASYEQQDAHEFFISVLDGIHETMQNDKGKGPSPGSGDCCIAHRVFSGILRSDVMCTACGFTSTTYDPCIDISLDLELSQGTSAKVTSKKSHKSHKKKEAEPGKSSQNGRLSTLMGCLDHFTRPEKLGSDQKFFCQHCQVRQESLKQMSIRKLPLVSCFHIKRFEHSVIKKMSRKVDHYLQFPFSLDMSPYLSSSILRSRFGNRIFSFEGDEQDTSCETSSEFELFAVITHTGKLDAGHYVTYLRLSNQWYKCDDAWITQVSENIVRAAQGYMMFYVQKMLYYKASENQVS; encoded by the exons ATGTCTAAGAACAATCATCCGATACCACTCGAATCCGAAAATCCTCAGATCGATAATCCGGCGGTGGAAAACGGGTCACCGGTTGTTTACACCGCTACAACAGGCGGTGGGGCATGCGAGCATTTGTCGGAGCTCCGATCCAGAGTCGGGTCGAACCCGTTTCTTGACTTACCGGACTGTGTGAAAGTCCGTCCATTGGGTCGGGCCTCTATTCGGAGGGATCCGCCCCAGGCGTTGGTCCGGTGCGGTGTGTGTAGACAGGCGCCGCACCGTCTTTATACTTGTGTCACGTGCGCCGCTGTGCTCTGTCACGTGCACGTGGCGTCGCATCCGGATATGGATGTGGATGATTCTGATCGTTCACTGCATTACATTGCTGTGGATATCGACCGTGCTGAGCTCTTCTGCTGTGGGTGTAGGGACCAGGTGTACGACCGTGATTTCGATGCCGCGGTGGTATTGGCGCAAACGGAGGCTGCTGTGGTTGGATCAATGCAAGAAACTCCATTACTACCGGTGGAGAGTACGAGAAAGAGGCGGCGGGTGGAGTATAAGCCATGGACCCCCGATGTGAATGAACAAGTTTTAATTGTTGGGAATTCGAATCCATTTCCAAGTCAAATGAGCAATGATACAGCAACCCCAGAAGTACAATGGGGTTTGAGGGGACTTAACAATCTTGGAAACACTTGTTTTATGAACTCAGTACTTCAAGCATTGCTTCATACACCACCATTGAGGAATTACTTCCTTAGTGATAAACATAATAGATATTTTTGCCAACGAAAGAATAGTACTATTGTAACAAGAAGTACTGATAATACAAACAAGAACCCTGTGTTGTGTTTGGCTTGTGATTTGGATGCAATGTTTTCTGCTGTTTTCTCTGGCAATCAGGCCCCTATTAGTCCAGCAAAGTTCCTCTACAG CTGGTGGAAGCATGCATCAAATCTTGCAAGTTATGAACAGCAGGATGCTCATGAGTTTTTCATTTCCGTGCTTGATGGGATTCATGAAACAATGCAGAATGATAAGGGGAAGGGCCCAAGTCCAG GCAGTGGAGACTGTTGCATTGCTCACAGAGTATTTTCTGGAATCTTGCGGTCTGATGTCATGTGTACAGCTTGTGGCTTCACATCTACTACATATGATCCATGCATCGATATCTCCTTGGACTTGGAACTGAGCCAGGGGACTTCAGCAAAGGTGACATCAAAGAAGTCTCATAAATCTCACAAGAAAAAAGAAGCAGAACCCGGAAAGTCTAGCCAAAATGGTCGACTTTCTACGTTGATGGGCTGTTtagatcattttacaagacCCGAGAAATTGGGTTCTGATCAGAAGTTCTTCTGCCAACATTGTCAAGTGAGACAGGAATCTCTTAAACAGATGTCCATAAGAAAACTGCCTCTGGTTTCTTGCTTCCATATCAAAAGGTTTGAGCATTCTGTGATTAAGAAAATGTCGAGGAAGGTTGATCACTACCTACAGTTCCCTTTTTCATTGGACATGTCGCCTTACCTCTCTTCATCTATCTTGAGGAGTCGATTTGGAAATAGAATCTTCTCCTTTGAAGGGGATGAGCAAGACACATCCTGTGAAACATCCTCGGAATTTGAGTTGTTTGCTGTCATCACTCATACCGGTAAACTTGATGCTGGTCATTACGTTACATATCTGAGGTTAAGTAATCAATGGTACAAATGCGATGATGCTTGGATCACTCAGGTGAGTGAGAACATCGTTAGAGCTGCACAAGGATACATGATGTTCTACGTGCAGAAAATGCTTTACTACAAGGCTAGTGAAAATCAGGTTAGCTAG